From Pseudomonas fluorescens, one genomic window encodes:
- a CDS encoding patatin-like phospholipase family protein, with protein sequence MRRLLSCLLLCLLPLCVLAAETPRPKVGLVLSGGAARGLAHIGVLKALEEQGIKIDAIAGTSMGAVIGGLYASGYKIDELEKLALKIDWQQALSDAPPRADVPFRRKQDDRDFLVKQKLSFRDDGSLGLPLGVIQGQNLSLLLESLLAHTSDTRDFDKLPIPFRAVATDIASGEKVVFRKGHLPQVIRASMSIPAVFAPVELDGRLLVDGGMTDNIPLDVAREMGVDVAIVVDIGTPLRSRKQLATVVDVLNQSITLMTRRNSEEQLAALHPNDVLIEPPLASFGVTDFGKAEEMIDAGYRATRILDARLARLRPAEPVDAELNAARAPGQRTPIITAIKVENDSKVGDDVIRYYIRQNIGEPLDMGRLQTDMGTLYGLDYFEQVQYRVVHKGDEHTLVIRARGKRTGTDYLRLGLNLSDDMEGDSAFNIGASYRMNGINRLGAEWLTRLQIGDQQELYTEFYQPLDVGSRYFIAPYAAIESQNVEAILDNDPVAEYRLERYGFGLNVGRQIGNSGEIRLGVGEAWGKADVRIGDQSLPSESFNEGFYQLKYSFDSLDNVYFPHAGEDIGLAFRQFEPELGSDQRYRQWEFKLDKALSFGPDTYVLGGRYGRTLDQANVVTSSFLLGGARQLSGFREDAISGQNASLLRAVYYRRLTPRSYLPLDFPLYVGGSLERGRAWNNDNEFDSGYINAASVFLGFDTPLGPLNFSYGFNDDDQQAIYMNLGQTF encoded by the coding sequence ATGCGCCGCCTGCTGTCCTGCCTGCTCCTGTGTTTGCTGCCCCTGTGTGTGCTCGCCGCCGAAACGCCGCGACCGAAAGTCGGCCTGGTGCTGTCCGGTGGCGCCGCGCGCGGGCTGGCGCACATTGGCGTGCTCAAGGCACTGGAGGAACAGGGGATCAAGATCGACGCGATCGCCGGCACCAGCATGGGCGCAGTGATCGGCGGGCTGTACGCCTCGGGATACAAGATTGACGAGCTGGAAAAACTCGCCCTGAAGATCGACTGGCAACAGGCCCTGTCGGATGCCCCGCCACGTGCCGATGTACCGTTTCGGCGCAAACAGGATGACCGCGATTTCCTGGTCAAGCAGAAGCTCAGTTTTCGCGACGACGGCAGCCTCGGCCTGCCGCTTGGGGTGATCCAGGGCCAGAACCTGTCGCTGCTGCTCGAAAGCCTGCTGGCCCATACCAGCGATACTCGGGATTTCGACAAATTACCGATCCCTTTCCGCGCCGTGGCCACCGACATTGCCAGCGGCGAAAAAGTGGTATTTCGCAAAGGCCATTTGCCCCAGGTGATCCGCGCCAGCATGTCGATCCCGGCGGTGTTCGCCCCGGTCGAGCTCGACGGCCGACTGCTGGTGGACGGCGGCATGACCGACAACATTCCGTTGGATGTGGCACGGGAAATGGGCGTTGACGTCGCCATCGTGGTCGACATCGGCACCCCGCTACGTAGCCGCAAACAGCTGGCAACGGTGGTCGACGTGCTCAACCAGTCGATCACCCTGATGACCCGGCGCAACTCCGAAGAACAACTGGCCGCCCTGCACCCGAACGATGTGCTGATCGAGCCGCCGCTGGCCAGCTTTGGCGTCACCGACTTTGGCAAGGCTGAGGAAATGATCGATGCCGGCTATCGCGCCACGCGCATTCTCGATGCCCGCCTCGCCAGACTGCGCCCCGCCGAACCGGTGGATGCCGAATTGAACGCGGCCCGCGCGCCCGGGCAACGCACGCCGATCATCACCGCGATCAAGGTGGAAAACGACTCGAAGGTCGGTGACGACGTGATCCGCTACTACATCCGGCAGAACATCGGCGAACCATTGGACATGGGCCGCCTGCAGACCGACATGGGCACCCTGTATGGCCTGGACTACTTCGAGCAGGTGCAGTACCGCGTAGTGCACAAGGGCGACGAGCACACCCTGGTAATCCGCGCCCGCGGCAAGCGCACCGGCACCGACTACCTGCGCCTGGGCCTGAACCTCTCGGATGACATGGAAGGCGACAGCGCCTTCAACATTGGCGCCAGTTACCGCATGAACGGCATCAACCGCCTCGGCGCCGAATGGCTGACCCGCTTGCAGATCGGCGATCAGCAGGAGTTGTACACCGAGTTCTACCAGCCGCTGGACGTCGGTTCGCGCTACTTCATCGCGCCCTACGCGGCGATCGAGTCGCAGAATGTCGAGGCCATTCTCGACAACGACCCCGTGGCCGAGTACCGCCTGGAACGCTACGGTTTTGGTTTGAACGTCGGACGACAGATCGGCAACAGCGGCGAAATCCGCCTCGGGGTCGGCGAAGCCTGGGGCAAGGCTGATGTGCGCATCGGCGACCAGAGCCTGCCCAGCGAAAGCTTCAACGAAGGCTTCTACCAGCTCAAGTACTCGTTCGACTCACTGGACAACGTCTATTTTCCCCATGCCGGCGAGGACATCGGCCTGGCATTTCGCCAATTCGAGCCGGAGCTGGGATCGGACCAGCGTTATCGACAGTGGGAGTTCAAGCTGGACAAGGCGCTGAGCTTCGGCCCCGACACTTACGTCCTTGGCGGGCGTTACGGACGCACACTGGACCAGGCCAACGTGGTCACGTCGAGCTTCCTGCTCGGCGGCGCGCGGCAACTCTCGGGCTTTCGCGAGGATGCGATATCCGGACAGAACGCCAGCCTTCTGCGCGCCGTGTACTACCGGCGCCTGACCCCGCGCTCCTACCTGCCGCTGGACTTCCCGCTGTACGTGGGTGGCTCGCTGGAACGCGGCCGGGCGTGGAACAACGACAACGAGTTCGACAGCGGCTACATCAACGCCGCCAGCGTGTTCCTCGGATTTGACACGCCGCTCGGGCCACTGAACTTCAGTTACGGCTTCAACGACGATGACCAGCAGGCGATTTACATGAACCTGGGCCAGACCTTCTAA
- a CDS encoding SelT/SelW/SelH family protein: protein MTASKPEIVITYCTQCQWLLRAAWLAQELLSTFGDDLGKVSLVPGTGGIFRIDCEGVQIWERKADGGFPEAKVLKQRVRDQIDPQRDLGHNDRTR, encoded by the coding sequence ATGACCGCCAGCAAACCGGAAATTGTCATCACTTACTGCACCCAGTGCCAATGGCTGTTGCGTGCCGCCTGGCTGGCACAGGAACTGCTCAGCACCTTTGGCGACGACCTGGGAAAAGTGTCATTGGTGCCGGGCACCGGCGGCATCTTCCGGATTGATTGTGAGGGCGTGCAGATCTGGGAGCGCAAGGCCGACGGCGGTTTTCCGGAAGCCAAGGTGCTCAAGCAGCGGGTACGGGACCAGATCGATCCGCAGCGCGACCTGGGGCACAACGATCGCACCCGGTAA
- a CDS encoding MarR family transcriptional regulator, giving the protein MPLTEQHRFGMQLAQMSRGWRAELDRRLAGLGLSQARWLVLLHLARFKDAPTQRELAQSVGVEGPTLARLLDSLETQGLVQRLAVAEDRRAKKILLCDTARPLIEQIETIANALRQELFDGVDEEEIKLCMRVHSRILANLEK; this is encoded by the coding sequence ATGCCGTTAACCGAACAACACCGCTTTGGCATGCAGTTGGCGCAAATGTCTCGCGGTTGGCGCGCCGAACTGGATCGCCGTCTTGCTGGCCTCGGCCTGTCTCAGGCCCGATGGCTGGTGCTGCTGCACCTGGCGCGTTTCAAGGACGCGCCTACCCAGCGCGAGCTGGCGCAAAGCGTCGGCGTTGAGGGGCCAACCCTGGCTCGCCTGCTCGACAGCCTGGAAACCCAGGGCCTGGTTCAGCGCCTGGCGGTGGCTGAAGACCGTCGGGCGAAGAAAATTCTTCTTTGCGATACGGCCCGTCCGCTGATCGAGCAAATCGAAACCATCGCCAACGCGCTGCGCCAGGAGTTGTTCGACGGCGTCGATGAGGAAGAGATCAAGCTGTGCATGCGCGTCCACAGCCGCATCCTCGCCAATCTGGAGAAGTGA